One Chaetodon trifascialis isolate fChaTrf1 chromosome 21, fChaTrf1.hap1, whole genome shotgun sequence genomic window carries:
- the cep131 gene encoding centrosomal protein of 131 kDa isoform X2: MHTTRSPSSIPTSVSGDALDLSLSGAQLSISKRPSSASPGKYFSRSVSVSVASDSRGKRNTLSDASFGSSRSIKNLRRSNSTTQVNQQANMGLSQDQSEDYLSLFDSSSDGRKKLASLCKASPDRTTWNILDDQPRAFPLHSSSRSTGSVDSPTSLKKREPGIALAATFTANNRSNKGAVGNSVTTILHNNYSEKPLTPKSSNQKPSFNNILKATANDEVSLENGSLTKSQKNFSSASSSSNNRSPVSAQRGSPVLPRRREVTEEEAERFIQQVNQAALTIQRWYRRHAKRKQADQAALRHILSSKRKEWEERTEEDSRLEQQQKKDEDRKRIREEKARLARLAAIQELQQKRAQHGAEVQHAAEVELDGLRQTGAAGRKKPPKISPTNRSPASPCNNSPMSPTDVKAKNTDSNLNVVADFAELSFRAVSPALSNNRCSQCSQDQEDRAEVDICLEQQHQENDRKLIRKEKARLARLTAAQELQQKRSQRGSEAQHVAGLDQDNVRPTAGVGRKKPPKISPVNKSTASPSNNSPMSPTNVKAKNTDSNLNIVAELGDLSSFRAVSPALSNCRGSQSSQEILQRSVSVEDQRQGALSSRAQSKTTLNELLDTLKLLEEEPESLSELKCYRKEKYAWIDEDGDSNSLTTDNLERHGQLSHHPALPDGGALLSEAKLQSIMSFLDEMEKSEQERPRSVTSGSHREAVLSEEELVGVEQASATAAEVTGSMMRIKLELEEKKRTVNMLQTALAQQRELTVRHVKETEKELIRNFQLQKEQYESTIQRHLTFIDQLINDKKALSERCEGVVGELKQVDQKYTKKIAQMQEQHEMVWQILGPLCEEIKKLKELMSATEKIRREKWIDEKTKKIKEITVKGLEPEIQKLISKHKQELKKLRTLHEAELQQADERAAQRYVRQCEELRQQLEREKEEQCQRERELGKQRFEKQLQEEELSLQQQRRRLYKEVADEKERLAQLAARQRAELEDLRRQLEENSSLAGRALRDELDKSREEQERRHQVEMKVLQERLDMEKQTWEENYKKKEEVWLLSRERELKEGLRRERDKEIELAIWTLEEETSKDKEECERAADSRVKRVREKYEAELRELERSERTAMEKQQELRKQHLEMEGELMRLQAVLRQKDQETEDIAQTRDKLVDERRSLAEVIRQEFADRLVMTEEENRRLKVEVSEVRARLRLEVERVSREKEEELAEVHQRVKSAILKKEETVNSLRKQHEAALKRADHLEALWEQQRKQLLEK; the protein is encoded by the exons ATGCATACAACACGCAGCCCCTCATCCATCCCGACAAGCGTCTCAGGAGATGCCTTGGACCTCAGCTTGTCAGGTGCCCAGCTTTCCATCTCCAAAAGACCCAGCAGCGCGTCACCTGGGAAGTACTTCTCTCGGTCTGTGTCGGTTTCTGTGGCCAGCGACAGCAGAGGAAAACGCAACACCCTG AGCGATGCCAGCTTTGGTAGCTCCCGCTCCATCAAGAACCTGAGGAGGTCCAACAGCACCACTCAGGTTAATCAGCAGGCCAACATGGGTTTAAG TCAGGACCAGAGTGAGGACTACCTGTCCCtgtttgacagcagctcagatggACGCAAGAAGCTGGCCAGCCTCTGCAAGGCGTCACCAGACAGAACCACATGGAACATCCTG GACGACCAGCCCAGAGCCTTCCCCCTGCACTCCAGCTCCCGCAGCACTGGCAGCGTGGACTCTCCCACCAGCCTGAAGAAAAGAGAGCCCGGCATCGCTCTGGCTGCCACTTTCACTGCCAACAACAG GAGCAACAAGGGAGCTGTGGGGAACTCCGTCACCACCATCTTACACAACAACTATTCTGAGAAACCTCTCACGCCGAAAAGCTCCAACCAGAAGCCGTCGTTTAA CAACATCCTGAAGGCCACAGCAAACGACGAGGTGTCGCTTGAGAATGGCTCGCTGACAAAGTCCCAGAAGAACttctcctcagcttcctccagCTCCAACAACAGATCTCCAGTGTCGGCCCAGCGCGGCAGCCCCGTCCTGCCTCGGAGGAGGGAGGTCACCGAGGAGGAGGCCGAGAG GTTTATTCAGCAGGTGAACCAGGCAGCACTCACCATCCAGCGCTGGTACAGACGCCATGCCAAGAGAAAACAGGCTGACCAGGCGGCACTCAGACACATCCTTTCCAGTAAAAGAAAG gagtgggaggagaggacagaggaggacagtcgcctggagcagcagcagaaaaaggaCGAAGACAGGAAACGGATCCGTGAGGAGAAAGCTCGTCTGGCTCGCCTCGCTGCCATCCAG gagctgcagcagaaaagagcGCAGCACGGTGCAGAGGTGCAGCATGCAGCTGAGGTGGAGCTGGACGGCCTGAGGCAGACCGGCGCAGCTGGACGCAAGAAGCCGCCCAAGATCTCCCCCACCAACAGAAGTCCAGCCTCGCCGTGCAACAACAGCCCGATGTCACCCACCGACGTCAAAGCCAAGAACACag ATTCCAATCTGAATGTTGTGGCTGACTTTGCTGAGCTGAGCTTTCGAGCCGTTTCCCCGGCGTTGTCCAATAACAGATGCTCTCAGTGTTCCCAG GATCAGGAGGACAGAGCGGAGGTAGACATTTgcctggagcagcagcatcaggagAACGACAGGAAATTGATCCGCAAAGAGAAAGCTCGCCTGGCCCGCCTCACCGCCGCCCAG GAGCTACAGCAGAAGAGATCCCAGCGGGGTTCAGAGGCGCAGCATGTCGCCGGGCTGGACCAGGACAACGTGAGGCCGACTGCTGGGGTAGGACGCAAGAAACCGCCCAAGATTTCGCCAGTCAACAAGAGCACAGCCTCACCGAGCAACAACAGCCCCATGTCACCCACCAATGTGAAAGCTAAAAACACAG ACTCCAATCTGAATATTGTGGCTGAGTTGGGTGACCTCTCCAGCTTCAGAGCTGTTTCCCCAGCTTTGTCCAATTGCAGAGGTTCCCAGTCTTCACAG GAGATCCTGCAGAGGTCGGTGAGTGTGGAGGACCAGCGGCAGGGAGCTTTGTCCAGCAGGGCTCAGTCCAAAACCACCCTCAACGAGCTGCTGGACACCCTGAAGCTGTTAGAGGAGGAACCAGAGAGTCTGTCCGAGCTGAAGTGCTACCGCAAGGAGAAATACGCCTGGATCGATGAG GACGGAGACTCCAACTCTCTGACCACCGACAACCTGGAGCGTCACGGCCAGCTGAGCCACCACCCCGCCCTGCCAGACGGGGGCGCCCTGCTCTCCGAGGCCAAGCTGCAGAGCATCATGAGCTTCCTGGATGAGATGGAGAAGTCTGAACAGGAGAGACCACGCTCGGTTACTTCAGGGTCACACAGAGAG GCTGTGCTGTCGGAGGAGGAGCTGGTCGGTGTGGAGCAGGCATCTGCCACCGCCGCCGAGGTCACCGGCTCCATGATGAGAAtcaagctggagctggaggagaagaagcgCACCGTCAACATGCTGCAGACGGCGCTG GcccagcagagggagctgacGGTGAGACACGTGAAGGAGACCGAGAAGGAGCTGATCAGGAACTTCCAGCTCCAGAAGGAACAGTACGAGTCCACCATCCAGAGACACCTCACGTTCATTGATCAG CTGATCAACGATAAAAAGGCTTTGAGCGAGCGCTGCGAAGGGGTGGTGGGAGAGCTGAAGCAGGTGGACCAGAAGTACACCAAGAAGATCGCACAAATGCAGGAGCAGCATGAAATG GTGTGGCAAATTCTGGGTCCCTTGTGTGAG gaAATCAAGAAGTTGAAAGAGCTAATGAGCGCCACGGAGAAGATCCGCCGGGAGAAATGGATTGACGAGAAGACCAAGAAGATTAAAGAGATCACAGTCAAAG ggCTGGAGCCAGAGATCCAGAAGCTGATCTCGAAGCACAAAcaggagctgaagaagctgcGGACGCTCCACGAGGCGGAGCTGCAGCAGGCGGACGAGCGGGCGGCGCAGCGCTACGTCCGCCAGTGTGAGGAGCTCCGCcagcagctggagagggagaaggaggagcagtgtcagagggagagggagctggGCAAACAGAG ATTTGAGAAGCAgcttcaggaggaggagctgtccctgcagcagcagaggaggcgtCTCTACAAGGAGGTGGCTGATGAAAAAGAGCGGCTGGCTCAGCTGGCGGCAAG GCAGCGCGCTGAGTTGGAGGACCTGCggaggcagctggaggagaacagCTCTCTGGCTGGACGAGCCCTCAGAGACGAGCTGGacaagagcagagaggagcaggagaggagacaccAG GTGGAGATGAAGGTGTTACAGGAGCGTTTGGATATGGAGAAGCAGACCTGGGAAGAAAACTACAAGAAGAAGGAG gaaGTGTGGCTGCTGAGCCGCGAGCGCGAGCTCAAAGAAGGTCTGCGACGGGAACGCGACAAGGAGATCGAGCTCGCCATCTGGACGCTGGAGGAGGAGACCAGCAAGGACAAAGAGGAGTGTGAGAGGGCAGctgacagcag GGTGAAGCGCGTGCGGGAGAAGTACGAGGCGGAGCTGAGGGAGCTGGAGCGCTCGGAGAGGACGGCCATGGAGAAGCAACAAGAGCTGAGGAAGCAGCAtctggagatggagggagagctgatgagactccagGCCGTGCTCAGACAGAAGGACCAGGAGACCGAAGACATCGCACAG ACCAGGGACAAGCTGGTGGACGAGCGCCGCAGCCTGGCCGAGGTGATCAGGCAGGAGTTCGCCGACCGGCTGGTGATGACGGAGGAGGAGAACCGCAGGTTGAAGGTGGAGGTGTCGGAAGTTCGAGCCAGGCTTCggctggaggtggagagggtCAGCagggagaaggaagaggagctgGCTGAAGTTCACCAGCG AGTGAAGTCGGCCATCTTGAAGAAGGAGGAAACCGTCAATAGTCTCCGGAAGCAGCATGAG GCTGCCCTGAAGAGGGCGGACCACCTGGAGGCCCTgtgggagcagcagaggaagcagctgctggagaagtGA
- the cep131 gene encoding centrosomal protein of 131 kDa isoform X4, with protein sequence MHTTRSPSSIPTSVSGDALDLSLSGAQLSISKRPSSASPGKYFSRSVSVSVASDSRGKRNTLSDASFGSSRSIKNLRRSNSTTQVNQQANMGLSQDQSEDYLSLFDSSSDGRKKLASLCKASPDRTTWNILDDQPRAFPLHSSSRSTGSVDSPTSLKKREPGIALAATFTANNRSNKGAVGNSVTTILHNNYSEKPLTPKSSNQKPSFNNILKATANDEVSLENGSLTKSQKNFSSASSSSNNRSPVSAQRGSPVLPRRREVTEEEAERFIQQVNQAALTIQRWYRRHAKRKQADQAALRHILSSKRKEWEERTEEDSRLEQQQKKDEDRKRIREEKARLARLAAIQELQQKRAQHGAEVQHAAEVELDGLRQTGAAGRKKPPKISPTNRSPASPCNNSPMSPTDVKAKNTDSNLNVVADFAELSFRAVSPALSNNRCSQCSQDQEDRAEVDICLEQQHQENDRKLIRKEKARLARLTAAQELQQKRSQRGSEAQHVAGLDQDNVRPTAGVGRKKPPKISPVNKSTASPSNNSPMSPTNVKAKNTDSNLNIVAELGDLSSFRAVSPALSNCRGSQSSQEILQRSVSVEDQRQGALSSRAQSKTTLNELLDTLKLLEEEPESLSELKCYRKEKYAWIDEDGDSNSLTTDNLERHGQLSHHPALPDGGALLSEAKLQSIMSFLDEMEKSEQERPRSVTSGSHREAVLSEEELVGVEQASATAAEVTGSMMRIKLELEEKKRTVNMLQTALAQQRELTVRHVKETEKELIRNFQLQKEQYESTIQRHLTFIDQLINDKKALSERCEGVVGELKQVDQKYTKKIAQMQEQHEMEIKKLKELMSATEKIRREKWIDEKTKKIKEITVKGLEPEIQKLISKHKQELKKLRTLHEAELQQADERAAQRYVRQCEELRQQLEREKEEQCQRERELGKQRFEKQLQEEELSLQQQRRRLYKEVADEKERLAQLAARQRAELEDLRRQLEENSSLAGRALRDELDKSREEQERRHQVEMKVLQERLDMEKQTWEENYKKKEEVWLLSRERELKEGLRRERDKEIELAIWTLEEETSKDKEECERAADSRVKRVREKYEAELRELERSERTAMEKQQELRKQHLEMEGELMRLQAVLRQKDQETEDIAQTRDKLVDERRSLAEVIRQEFADRLVMTEEENRRLKVEVSEVRARLRLEVERVSREKEEELAEVHQRVKSAILKKEETVNSLRKQHEAALKRADHLEALWEQQRKQLLEK encoded by the exons ATGCATACAACACGCAGCCCCTCATCCATCCCGACAAGCGTCTCAGGAGATGCCTTGGACCTCAGCTTGTCAGGTGCCCAGCTTTCCATCTCCAAAAGACCCAGCAGCGCGTCACCTGGGAAGTACTTCTCTCGGTCTGTGTCGGTTTCTGTGGCCAGCGACAGCAGAGGAAAACGCAACACCCTG AGCGATGCCAGCTTTGGTAGCTCCCGCTCCATCAAGAACCTGAGGAGGTCCAACAGCACCACTCAGGTTAATCAGCAGGCCAACATGGGTTTAAG TCAGGACCAGAGTGAGGACTACCTGTCCCtgtttgacagcagctcagatggACGCAAGAAGCTGGCCAGCCTCTGCAAGGCGTCACCAGACAGAACCACATGGAACATCCTG GACGACCAGCCCAGAGCCTTCCCCCTGCACTCCAGCTCCCGCAGCACTGGCAGCGTGGACTCTCCCACCAGCCTGAAGAAAAGAGAGCCCGGCATCGCTCTGGCTGCCACTTTCACTGCCAACAACAG GAGCAACAAGGGAGCTGTGGGGAACTCCGTCACCACCATCTTACACAACAACTATTCTGAGAAACCTCTCACGCCGAAAAGCTCCAACCAGAAGCCGTCGTTTAA CAACATCCTGAAGGCCACAGCAAACGACGAGGTGTCGCTTGAGAATGGCTCGCTGACAAAGTCCCAGAAGAACttctcctcagcttcctccagCTCCAACAACAGATCTCCAGTGTCGGCCCAGCGCGGCAGCCCCGTCCTGCCTCGGAGGAGGGAGGTCACCGAGGAGGAGGCCGAGAG GTTTATTCAGCAGGTGAACCAGGCAGCACTCACCATCCAGCGCTGGTACAGACGCCATGCCAAGAGAAAACAGGCTGACCAGGCGGCACTCAGACACATCCTTTCCAGTAAAAGAAAG gagtgggaggagaggacagaggaggacagtcgcctggagcagcagcagaaaaaggaCGAAGACAGGAAACGGATCCGTGAGGAGAAAGCTCGTCTGGCTCGCCTCGCTGCCATCCAG gagctgcagcagaaaagagcGCAGCACGGTGCAGAGGTGCAGCATGCAGCTGAGGTGGAGCTGGACGGCCTGAGGCAGACCGGCGCAGCTGGACGCAAGAAGCCGCCCAAGATCTCCCCCACCAACAGAAGTCCAGCCTCGCCGTGCAACAACAGCCCGATGTCACCCACCGACGTCAAAGCCAAGAACACag ATTCCAATCTGAATGTTGTGGCTGACTTTGCTGAGCTGAGCTTTCGAGCCGTTTCCCCGGCGTTGTCCAATAACAGATGCTCTCAGTGTTCCCAG GATCAGGAGGACAGAGCGGAGGTAGACATTTgcctggagcagcagcatcaggagAACGACAGGAAATTGATCCGCAAAGAGAAAGCTCGCCTGGCCCGCCTCACCGCCGCCCAG GAGCTACAGCAGAAGAGATCCCAGCGGGGTTCAGAGGCGCAGCATGTCGCCGGGCTGGACCAGGACAACGTGAGGCCGACTGCTGGGGTAGGACGCAAGAAACCGCCCAAGATTTCGCCAGTCAACAAGAGCACAGCCTCACCGAGCAACAACAGCCCCATGTCACCCACCAATGTGAAAGCTAAAAACACAG ACTCCAATCTGAATATTGTGGCTGAGTTGGGTGACCTCTCCAGCTTCAGAGCTGTTTCCCCAGCTTTGTCCAATTGCAGAGGTTCCCAGTCTTCACAG GAGATCCTGCAGAGGTCGGTGAGTGTGGAGGACCAGCGGCAGGGAGCTTTGTCCAGCAGGGCTCAGTCCAAAACCACCCTCAACGAGCTGCTGGACACCCTGAAGCTGTTAGAGGAGGAACCAGAGAGTCTGTCCGAGCTGAAGTGCTACCGCAAGGAGAAATACGCCTGGATCGATGAG GACGGAGACTCCAACTCTCTGACCACCGACAACCTGGAGCGTCACGGCCAGCTGAGCCACCACCCCGCCCTGCCAGACGGGGGCGCCCTGCTCTCCGAGGCCAAGCTGCAGAGCATCATGAGCTTCCTGGATGAGATGGAGAAGTCTGAACAGGAGAGACCACGCTCGGTTACTTCAGGGTCACACAGAGAG GCTGTGCTGTCGGAGGAGGAGCTGGTCGGTGTGGAGCAGGCATCTGCCACCGCCGCCGAGGTCACCGGCTCCATGATGAGAAtcaagctggagctggaggagaagaagcgCACCGTCAACATGCTGCAGACGGCGCTG GcccagcagagggagctgacGGTGAGACACGTGAAGGAGACCGAGAAGGAGCTGATCAGGAACTTCCAGCTCCAGAAGGAACAGTACGAGTCCACCATCCAGAGACACCTCACGTTCATTGATCAG CTGATCAACGATAAAAAGGCTTTGAGCGAGCGCTGCGAAGGGGTGGTGGGAGAGCTGAAGCAGGTGGACCAGAAGTACACCAAGAAGATCGCACAAATGCAGGAGCAGCATGAAATG gaAATCAAGAAGTTGAAAGAGCTAATGAGCGCCACGGAGAAGATCCGCCGGGAGAAATGGATTGACGAGAAGACCAAGAAGATTAAAGAGATCACAGTCAAAG ggCTGGAGCCAGAGATCCAGAAGCTGATCTCGAAGCACAAAcaggagctgaagaagctgcGGACGCTCCACGAGGCGGAGCTGCAGCAGGCGGACGAGCGGGCGGCGCAGCGCTACGTCCGCCAGTGTGAGGAGCTCCGCcagcagctggagagggagaaggaggagcagtgtcagagggagagggagctggGCAAACAGAG ATTTGAGAAGCAgcttcaggaggaggagctgtccctgcagcagcagaggaggcgtCTCTACAAGGAGGTGGCTGATGAAAAAGAGCGGCTGGCTCAGCTGGCGGCAAG GCAGCGCGCTGAGTTGGAGGACCTGCggaggcagctggaggagaacagCTCTCTGGCTGGACGAGCCCTCAGAGACGAGCTGGacaagagcagagaggagcaggagaggagacaccAG GTGGAGATGAAGGTGTTACAGGAGCGTTTGGATATGGAGAAGCAGACCTGGGAAGAAAACTACAAGAAGAAGGAG gaaGTGTGGCTGCTGAGCCGCGAGCGCGAGCTCAAAGAAGGTCTGCGACGGGAACGCGACAAGGAGATCGAGCTCGCCATCTGGACGCTGGAGGAGGAGACCAGCAAGGACAAAGAGGAGTGTGAGAGGGCAGctgacagcag GGTGAAGCGCGTGCGGGAGAAGTACGAGGCGGAGCTGAGGGAGCTGGAGCGCTCGGAGAGGACGGCCATGGAGAAGCAACAAGAGCTGAGGAAGCAGCAtctggagatggagggagagctgatgagactccagGCCGTGCTCAGACAGAAGGACCAGGAGACCGAAGACATCGCACAG ACCAGGGACAAGCTGGTGGACGAGCGCCGCAGCCTGGCCGAGGTGATCAGGCAGGAGTTCGCCGACCGGCTGGTGATGACGGAGGAGGAGAACCGCAGGTTGAAGGTGGAGGTGTCGGAAGTTCGAGCCAGGCTTCggctggaggtggagagggtCAGCagggagaaggaagaggagctgGCTGAAGTTCACCAGCG AGTGAAGTCGGCCATCTTGAAGAAGGAGGAAACCGTCAATAGTCTCCGGAAGCAGCATGAG GCTGCCCTGAAGAGGGCGGACCACCTGGAGGCCCTgtgggagcagcagaggaagcagctgctggagaagtGA